TCTGAACACTTTTTTCATCACAGCAAACGGTCGTTCAACAAGAGGACGTATCCTGTTGATCGCTCGGTTTCTACGCTTTTCCTTTGTAGATAATGGGTGGTTTCGAACACCTCTATGCATCGTCTTATCCATGGATGCACAGGGTTTGACCCCGAAATACCCCTTGTCCCTATATACTGTCTCTCCGGATCGTGAGAGATCAACTTTGCTGTCATGAACTGAAGCTGATGTTGTTGCCATTCGTCGGATAAGTTGATACTCCTTATCCATGAGAATATGCAATTTAAACCCAAAATGAGATTTTGAACCTTTCTTTGCCCATGTTCCATCACGGCTGCGCCGCGTCTTTGCTTCTTTTCCTCGCGGTGTGTCGGCAGGTGCATGACCCGGATCTGCGGTGATAAAACTGGCATCCTGGATCACACCACGATGAATTGTCAATCCTTTCTGATCGATCTGA
The sequence above is a segment of the Methanocalculus natronophilus genome. Coding sequences within it:
- a CDS encoding IS5 family transposase gives rise to the protein MIDWERFRPLLSDLYTNTEGKGGRPNYDVVFMIKLMILQQLYGLSDPQLEREVYDRLSFRHFLDYPKKIPDASTIWLFRERLIKTGKEELIWAEFQHQIDQKGLTIHRGVIQDASFITADPGHAPADTPRGKEAKTRRSRDGTWAKKGSKSHFGFKLHILMDKEYQLIRRMATTSASVHDSKVDLSRSGETVYRDKGYFGVKPCASMDKTMHRGVRNHPLSTKEKRRNRAINRIRPLVERPFAVMKKVFR